The Gemmatimonadaceae bacterium genome contains a region encoding:
- a CDS encoding Spy/CpxP family protein refolding chaperone, translated as MRSLPTTLVLAAAVGLSAATVAHAQRPGAPRRPAPAPNAQAAQPAPGPDGAPGMGPGGPRGDRFGGGPGGLGGSPAGRILGLRQQLELTDDQVKKLEALQSAPRPKSAQSDRLRAQADLMDAMQGDGNLTAARTALEKMNKLRTDEAIGRLKAMQEVRAVLTPAQKTKLDNFRQARGERGMGRGRGPGGRQGMGRGMRQGQGFGPGRRGAMGPPGQMGGPQGFRQGPPMGPGMMGPNGPMGPRGRRGGEVLPDSSGR; from the coding sequence ATGCGCAGCCTACCTACGACACTCGTTCTTGCCGCGGCCGTTGGATTGTCGGCCGCGACGGTCGCTCACGCCCAGCGCCCCGGTGCCCCGCGCCGACCGGCGCCTGCACCGAACGCGCAGGCCGCGCAGCCGGCTCCCGGCCCGGATGGCGCTCCCGGCATGGGCCCGGGTGGTCCCCGTGGTGATCGCTTCGGCGGCGGTCCTGGCGGGCTCGGCGGTTCGCCGGCGGGTCGTATCCTTGGCCTCCGTCAGCAGCTCGAACTCACCGACGACCAGGTGAAGAAGCTCGAGGCGCTCCAGAGCGCCCCCCGTCCCAAGTCGGCACAATCGGATCGTCTGCGGGCGCAGGCTGATCTCATGGATGCCATGCAGGGCGACGGCAATCTCACCGCGGCGCGTACCGCGCTCGAGAAGATGAACAAGCTCCGCACCGACGAAGCGATCGGTCGCCTGAAGGCGATGCAGGAGGTCCGTGCGGTCCTGACGCCGGCGCAGAAGACCAAGCTCGACAACTTCCGTCAGGCTCGCGGTGAGCGCGGCATGGGCCGCGGTCGCGGCCCCGGTGGCCGCCAGGGCATGGGTCGCGGCATGCGCCAGGGGCAGGGCTTCGGCCCCGGCCGTCGCGGCGCGATGGGCCCGCCGGGCCAGATGGGTGGCCCGCAGGGCTTCCGGCAGGGCCCGCCAATGGGCCCGGGGATGATGGGCCCGAACGGACCGATGGGGCCGCGAGGGCGGCGCGGTGGTGAGGTGCTGCCGGATAGCTCGGGGCGCTAA